In a genomic window of Drosophila takahashii strain IR98-3 E-12201 chromosome 3L, DtakHiC1v2, whole genome shotgun sequence:
- the ACXD gene encoding adenylyl cyclase X E isoform X4, with translation MDSYFDSAIEYNRTNPISLARTSEQAQTVQNEKNWEWSYLVRKCRNLELEESYDLYMRRLRVGYLSLFIFIHVAVTVIHTLLLLTTPEIKYVYVDMVAYMCSGLVIWVVLSVNFRSDLVSKHGWVVYATSWLAVCVMVLMDIGLNVYHATSHNYILNPIYDAYTLYAIYMFMPVPYLLQPFVLGSAVTLCYIINYSFVITAKDDNQMHSILNEAIYLNCVNLLGIFFRLMRDIALRTTFLDRRQYVEENLLLRYARDQERSLLLSILPSQIADRLQEDVKNRIERSKQQHQQRSQVDLRRSADSQTLKRWRQPDHGTLFIEPHDDVTVLYADVVNYTHLTTTLDVKKLVEALHDLFVRFDSASEEYNVLRIKFLGDCYYCVAGLANPNADHAKCCVDLGLRMIKDIRDVREKRHLNIDMRIGVHSGDVLSGVIGAAKWQFDIWSKDVDIANRLEATGATGRVHVSQKTLSLLDGEYFYEDGTEKAREDPVLQKHGIRTFLIKSMRL, from the exons ATGGACTCGTACTTCGACTCGGCCATCGAATACAATCGAACCAATCCCATCAGTTTGGCCAGAACGAGTGAACAGGCCCAAACGGTGCAGAACGAGAAGAACTGGGAATGGTCATATCTAGTG AGAAAATGTCGCAATTTGGAGCTGGAGGAGTCGTACGACTTGTACATGCGGCGCCTGCGTGTTGGCTACCTCTCCCTGTTTATCTTCATCCATGTGGCGGTGACTGTGATCCATACGCTCCTCCTGCTAACCACGCCGGAGATTAAGTACGTATACGTGGACATGGTGGCGTATATGTGCTCCGGATTGGTCATTTGGGTGGTGCTCTCGGTGAACTTCCGCAGCGATCTGGTGAGCAAGCATGGCTGGGTGGTTTATGCCACCTCCTGGCTGGCAGTTTGTGTGATGGTCCTCATGGATATTGGCCTGAATGTCTACCATGCCACCAGTCATAATTACATTCTGAATCCGATCTACGATGCGTACACCCTGTATGCCATTTATATGTTCATGCCGGTTCCGTATCTCCTGCAACCCTTTGTTTTGGGATCGGCAGTCACTTTGTGCTACATCATAAACTATAGCTTTGTGATCACCGCCAAAGATGATAATCAGATGCACAGCATCCTGAATGAGGCCATCTACCTGAATTGCGTCAATCTGCTGGGGATTTTCTTTCGCCTCATGAGGGATATAGCGCTACGAACGACTTTCCTGGATCGTCGACAATATGTGGAGGAGAATTTGCTATTGCGATATGCTAGGGATCAGGAAAGGAGTCTTCTGCTGAGCATTTTACCCTCCCAAATTGCGGATCGTTTGCAGGAGGATGTGAAAAACCGCATAGAGAGATCCAAGCAGCAGCATCAACAGCGATCACAGGTGGATCTGCGAAGGAGTGCGGATAGTCAGACTCTGAAGAGGTGGAGGCAGCCAGATCATGG CACCCTCTTTATAGAGCCCCACGATGATGTCACCGTACTTTACGCAGATGTGGTTAACTACACCCATCTGACCACAACTCTGGATGTGAAAAAGCTGGTGGAAGCTCTGCACGATCTCTTCGTGCGTTTCGACAGTGCCAGCGAGGAGTACAATGTGCTGAGGATCAAGTTCCTGGGCGATTGCTACTACTGCGTGGCCGGGTTGGCCAATCCCAATGCGGATCACGCCAAGTGCTGTGTAGATCTGGGTCTCAGGATGATCAAGGACATTCGCGATGTCAG GGAGAAGCGACATCTGAATATCGATATGCGAATTGGGGTTCACTCCGGCGATGTTCTTTCTGGAGTAATAGGAGCAGCCAAGTGGCAGTTTGACATCTGGTCAAAGGACGTGGATATCGCCAATAGATTGGAGGCCACTGGAGCCACTGGAAGGGTACATGTTAGCCAGaagactctctctctgctggATGGCGAGTATTTCTACGAGGATGGCACCGAAAAGGCTCGAGAGGATCCGGTGCTCCAGAAGCACGGCATTCGCACCTTCCTGATCAAATCAATGCGC TTGTAG
- the Oseg2 gene encoding intraflagellar transport protein 172 homolog, whose product MQLKYLRTLLEGQEQIQRIAGLAWSPNQQKLAIATADRHILLYDDAGERRDKFSTKPANPSNGKNSYVIRGLAFSPDSTKLAVGQSDSIVYVYKLGESWNDKKVICNKFPQASAVTALIWLTSGSIIAGLEDGKVRALHSKSNKSQSLYGGDSICISLASNTKGTGFLSGHNDGTIIRYFMTDEATEPLGRVVQHSVPPFALAWPQGGFCVGGCDQRIVFYDSMGRQLRTFDHSRTEGEREFTVAACSPNGQAVAFGSFDRIRIFAWSPRQGAWSESASKEVACLYTLSSLLWRRDGARLALGSVSGAVLLFESVLRRTVWQDKFELIFVAPSQLLVRSLTEPSQQLTIESQLGLEIDDVRIMGRDNYLVARTEESLILCDLTRNLSSEVPWTASGHHERFYFENPTVCLVFNVGELSLVEYGENSILGSVRTEFVNPHVISVRLNERGNARENKKLAFLLDAKTICVVDLVSRMTSGQINHETKIDWLELSETAHKLLFRDKKLRLILVDNYTGKKQTLLSNISFVQWVPQSDVVVAQSNANLAIWYNIDLPEHVTMQSVRGEAIEVLRENGRTVVRSQDGPSEHNYQLDEGLVEFGTAVNDSDFGRAVHFLESLGDKPAAKAMWHNLALISLEDGNLRVAQRCYAALGNVSKAYYLEGMIQQADEFEATSGSPGILCPEVRAKMALLGSDLRTAERIYLEQGDIEAALKMYQQLGMWDEAVSLAERRGYNRISELKQQHMDYLLNSEQQEKAGQVLEEQGDLQQAMSLFLKANKPARAARLALKTPHILQDEQVMLQVTEGLVRSELYELAGDIAHRLSRPEAALSLYRKGGAYARALELGRVVAPQEVTSLEEEWGDWLVARKQLDASINHYIEAGATQKALEAAVGAKQWRKAVQIAKVLDEPELIQRYATDLAKHLAFAGDLDGAEDMLVRANLYKEAIELLNRHGKWERAYVIGEKYLKQDQLRDLFIQLAGTLEDQGKYRDAEKVLVAVNEPDLAIAMYKRRELYDSMIRLVERHHKDLLDSTHLHLARQLESRGKLKNAELHFVASGDWKSAVHMYCSSNRWEDGYRVAKQKGTEGASQQVAYMWAKSMPTESAVRLLSKLELLDTAVGFACDSGQFEFAMELCRFAGRSTDEVHLKIAMSLEDEGKFEAAEAEFLKANKPREAILMYQHAGDWQAALNVAENHLQDAVAEVLIGQASSALETRNYKDYEALLLRAHRADLIVEHYKQESLYEDALRIAEEHYPSALNDLRRLQAQLQRGQAQAGEDAASVSRGYLQKAAEFAKKEQFRKAAECLMQIDSSNAEDAATLERALLRAAEICNQFLEGKDAEELAESLGPRLLAIKQIGPAAQLYLAADLPKQAVDVFIKTEQWSKARRLAKEIDADLQLLAYVEQQQKASLKHEGNIEQLADIDIVSALDLLAEQGQWQRCLEKAKQLNPSLLQKYVAVYAAQLIREGNCITALNLYLSYGAPPIEAHFNIYTRIALDCLALREEQTEAGLVWRQLRDFLFRLLQSLKGNPEQSQFSASMEQFLLIAHYYAIRAACKEVQALQPVALRLSLALLRHTDLLPVDKGFYEAGMDLRQAGRESEAFVMLNHYLDVCEAIEEGSGQLVDHSDLASTDFPSSVPLPEDIHLKNDPNLHEEVREWVLAVSMDQQVDQQLPTDDRGLYESSLASGDLPCMLSGFPVRGRQPVTFQASANQVNRDVWSKFSVALKMSPGSGISDIISFTEKWQGAANYVMH is encoded by the exons ATGCAGTTGAAATATCTTCGAACATTGCTGGAGGGTCAG gAGCAAATTCAAAGGATAGCCGGGTTAGCCTGGTCTCCCAACCAGCAAAAACTGGCCATTGCCACCGCAGATCGTCATATTCTACTTTATGATGATGCTGGCGAAAGACGTGATAAGTTCAGCACCAAGCCTGCAAATCCCTCGAATGGAAAGAACTCGTATGTCATACGGGGATTGGCATTCAGTCCGGATTCCACCAAACTAGCAGTGGGTCAGAGCGATAGCATCGTTTATGTTTATAAACTAGGGGAATCTTGGAACGATAAGAAGGTGATTTGTAACAAGTTTCCACAGGCCAGTGCGGTGACTGCCCTGATTTGGCTCACTTCGGGTTCTATAATTGCAG gacTGGAGGATGGCAAAGTACGTGCTCTGCATAGCAAAAGCAATAAGTCGCAAAGTCTCTATGGAGGGGATAGCATCTGCATTTCCTTGGCCTCCAATACCAAGGGAACTGGCTTCCTGAGTGGCCACAATGATGGAACCATTATAAGATATTTCATGACGGATGAGGCCACAGAACCACTGGGCAGGGTGGTGCAGCACTCGGTGCCTCCATTCGCATTGGCCTGGCCACAGGGTGGATTTTGCGTGGGTGGCTGTGATCAGAGGATTGTCTTTTACGACAGCATG GGTCGCCAGCTGCGCACCTTTGATCACTCCCGTACCGAAGGCGAACGGGAGTTCACTGTAGCCGCCTGTAGTCCCAATGGACAGGCGGTGGCCTTTGGCAGCTTCGACAGGATACGGATCTTCGCGTGGAGTCCGCGGCAGGGAGCTTGGAGCGAGAGTGCCAGCAAGGAGGTGGCCTGTCTGTACACTTTGAGCAGCCTCCTCTGGCGAAGAGATGGAGCCCGACTTGCCCTGGGATCGGTGAGTGGAGCAGTGCTCCTCTTCGAGTCCGTCCTTCGACGCACCGTTTGGCAGGATAAATTCGAGCTGATTTTCGTGGCACCCAGTCAACTTCTGGTGAGATCCTTGACGGAACCCTCGCAACAGCTGACGATTGAATCGCAGTTGGGTCTGGAGATCGATGATGTGAGGATTATGGGCAGGGATAACTATCTGGTGGCCCGCACCGAGGAGTCCCTGATCCTTTGTGATTTAACCCGAAACCTAAGCAGCGAAGTTCCCTGGACAGCCTCGGGTCACCATGAACGTTTCTACTTTGAGAACCCCACAGTTTGCCTGGTCTTCAATGTGGGTGAACTGAGTCTCGTGGAATATGGTGAAAATTCTATTTTGGGATCTGTTCGCACGGAATTTGTGAATCCCCATGTGATCTCAGTGCGTTTAAATGAGCGTGGGAATGCCAGGGAAAATAAGAAGCTTGCCTTTCTACTGGATGCCAAAACCATTTGTGTGGTGGATCTGGTTAGCCGGATGACCAGTGGTCAGATCAATCATGAGACCAAGATCGATTGGCTGGAATTGAGTGAGACTGCCCATAAGCTGCTGTTTCGGGACAAGAAACTCCGGCTGATCCTGGTGGATAACTATACGGGGAAGAAGCAAACCCTGCTCAGCAACATATCCTTTGTCCAGTGGGTTCCACAGAGCGATGTGGTGGTGGCCCAGAGCAACGCCAATTTGGCCATTTGGTACAACATCGATTTGCCGGAGCATGTGACCATGCAGAGTGTTCGTGGGGAAGCCATCGAGGTGCTCAGGGAAAAT GGTCGCACAGTGGTTCGATCGCAGGATGGACCGAGCGAACACAACTACCAGTTGGATGAGGGCCTGGTGGAGTTTGGAACTGCGGTGAATGACAGCGACTTCGGAAGAGCAGTCCACTTTCTGGAATCCCTGGGCGACAAACCGGCGGCCAAGGCAATGTGGCACAACCTGGCCCTAATCTCCCTGGAGGATGGCAATCTCCGGGTGGCCCAGCGATGCTATGCTGCTCTGGGTAACGTATCCAAGGCTTACTATCTGGAAGGGATGATCCAGCAGGCGGATGAGTTCGAGGCGACCTCGGGTTCTCCGGGAATTCTCTGTCCCGAGGTGCGTGCCAAGATGGCTCTGCTAGGATCGGATTTGCGCACGGCAGAGAGAATCTATCTGGAGCAAGGGGATATAGAAGCAGCCCTGAAGATGTACCAACAACTGGGGATGTGGGATGAGGCAGTTTCCCTGGCGGAGAGAAGGGGCTACAATCGAATCTCGGAGTTGAAGCAACAGCACATGGACTACTTGCTCAACAGCGAGCAGCAGGAGAAGGCCGGTCAGGTTCTAGAGGAGCAGGGTGATCTCCAGCAGGCCATGTCCTTGTTTTTGAAAGCTAACAAACCAGCAAGGGCTGCTCGATTGGCCTTGAAAACTCCCCACATTCTCCAAGATGAGCAGGTGATGCTGCAGGTCACCGAGGGATTGGTGCGCTCGGAGCTCTATGAATTAGCTGGGGACATAGCCCATCGTTTATCCCGACCAGAGGCGGCATTATCTCTTTATAGAAAGGGAGGAGCATATGCCAGGGCCTTGGAACTGGGACGAGTGGTGGCCCCGCAGGAGGTTACATCTTTAGAGGAAGAGTGGGGCGATTGGTTGGTGGCTCGCAAGCAACTGGATGCTTCTATCAACCACTACATAGAAGCGGGAGCAACCCAAAAAGCTCTGGAGGCAGCCGTGGGTGCCAAGCAATGGAGGAAGGCGGTCCAGATAGCCAAGGTCCTGGACGAACCCGAGCTCATCCAGAGATATGCCACGGATCTGGCCAAACATCTCGCCTTTGCAGGGGATTTGGATGGAGCAGAGGACATGTTGGTGAGGGCTAATCTTTATAAAGAGGCCATAGAGCTACTGAATCGTCATGGCAAATGGGAGCGAGCCTATGTGATTGGGGAAAAGTATCTAAAGCAAGATCAACTGAGGGACCTCTTCATCCAACTCGCTGGAACGCTGGAGGATCAGGGAAAGTACAGGGATGCCGAGAAGGTCCTGGTGGCTGTGAATGAACCGGATCTCGCGATAGCCATGTACAAGCGAAGGGAGCTCTACGACTCGATGATTCGCCTGGTGGAGCGTCATCACAAGGATCTGCTGGACAGCACCCATCTTCACCTGGCTCGCCAGTTAGAATCCCGTGGGAAACTCAAGAATGCGGAGCTGCATTTCGTGGCCTCCGGGGACTGGAAGTCCGCCGTGCACATGTACTGCTCCTCGAATCGCTGGGAGGATGGCTATCGGGTGGCCAAGCAGAAGGGCACCGAGGGCGCCAGCCAGCAGGTGGCCTACATGTGGGCCAAATCCATGCCCACCGAGAGTGCGGTTCGATTGCTCAGCAAACTGGAACTTCTGGACACCGCAGTGGGTTTCGCCTGCGATTCCGGTCAGTTTGAGTTCGCCATGGAACTCTGCCGCTTCGCTGGGCGTTCCACGGATGAGGTGCACCTGAAGATAGCCATGTCTCTGGAGGATGAGGGCAAGTTCGAGGCGGCAGAGGCGGAGTTCCTAAAGGCCAATAAACCTAGAGAGGCTATTTTGATGTACCAGCATGCTGGCGATTGGCAGGCCGCCTTGAATGTGGCGGAGAATCATCTGCAGGATGCCGTGGCTGAGGTGCTCATTGGCCAGGCTTCGTCTGCCTTGGAAACCAGGAACTACAAGGATTACGAGGCGCTGCTCCTGCGGGCACATCGTGCTGATTTGATTGTGGAGCACTACAAACAGGAATCGCTCTATGAAGATGCTTTGCGGATTGCCGAGGAGCACTATCCATCGGCTCTGAATGATTTGCGGCGTCTGCAGGCGCAACTGCAACGTGGTCAGGCGCAGGCTGGCGAGGATGCGGCATCTGTATCGAGGGGCTATCTCCAAAAGGCAGCTGAGTTTGCCAAGAAGGAGCAATTCCGCAAGGCAGCCGAGTGCCTCATGCAGATAGATTCCTCGAATGCCGAGGATGCAGCCACTTTGGAGAGGGCTTTGCTAAGAGCGGCGGAGATTTGCAATCAATTCCTGGAGGGCAAGGATGCAGAAGAGTTGGCGGAGTCACTGGGACCGCGGTTACTCGCCATCAAGCAAATAGGACCCGCTGCTCAGCTCTATTTAGCAGCCGATTTGCCCAAGCAGGCGGTGGATGTGTTCATCAAAACGGAGCAGTGGAGCAAGGCGCGCCGTTTGGCCAAGGAGATCGATGCGGATCTGCAGCTTCTGGCCTAcgtggagcagcagcagaaggcgAGTCTGAAGCACGAGGGTAACATTGAACAACTGGCGGATATTGACATAGTTTCCGCCTTGGATCTTCTGGCGGAGCAAGGACAATGGCAGCGTTGTTTGGAGAAGGCCAAGCAGTTGAATCCCTCGCTGCTCCAGAAATACGTGGCAGTCTATGCAGCTCAACTTATAAGGGAGGGCAACTGCATCACTGCCTTGAATCTCTACCTGAGCTATGGTGCTCCTCCCATCGAGGCTCACTTTAATATTTACACGAGGATCGCCTTGGATTGCTTGGCTTTGCGGGAGGAGCAAACGGAGGCGGGTTTGGTGTGGCGTCAGTTGAGGGATTTCCTGTTCCGCTTGCTGCAATCTCTTAAAGGAAATCCTGAGCAATCCCAGTTCTCCGCCAGCATGGAGCAGTTCCTTCTGATAGCCCATTACTATGCCATTCGAGCTGCTTGTAAGGAAGTTCAAGCTCTGCAACCCGTGGCCCTTCGTTTATCCTTGGCTCTTCTACGCCACACGGATCTTTTACCAGTCGATAAAGGTTTCTATGAAGCTGGGATGGATCTCCGCCAGGCAGGTCGCGAATCCGAGGCCTTTGTGATGCTCAATCACTATCTGGATGTTTGTGAAGCGATTGAAGAGGGTTCCGGACAGTTGGTGGACCATTCCGATCTAGCTAGCACCGATTTTCCCAGCTCCGTGCCTTTGCCAGAGGATATCCATCTGAAGAATGATCCCAATCTCCACGAGGAGGTGCGTGAGTGGGTCTTAGCTGTAAGCATGGATCAGCAGGTCGATCAGCAGCTTCCCACCGATGATCGTGGGCTGTACGAATCCAGTTTGGCCTCCGGCGATTTGCCCTGCATGCTGAGTGGTTTTCCTGTGCGCGGTCGTCAGCCGGTGACCTTTCAGGCGTCCGCGAACCAAGTGAATCGCGATGTCTGGAGCAAGTTCTCGGTGGCCTTGAAGATGTCCCCGGGAAGTGGGATTTCCGACATTATATCCTTCACCGAAAAGTGGCAGGGAGCTGCGAACTACGTGATGCACTAA
- the ACXD gene encoding adenylyl cyclase X E isoform X2: MDSYFDSAIEYNRTNPISLARTSEQAQTVQNEKNWEWSYLVRKCRNLELEESYDLYMRRLRVGYLSLFIFIHVAVTVIHTLLLLTTPEIKYVYVDMVAYMCSGLVIWVVLSVNFRSDLVSKHGWVVYATSWLAVCVMVLMDIGLNVYHATSHNYILNPIYDAYTLYAIYMFMPVPYLLQPFVLGSAVTLCYIINYSFVITAKDDNQMHSILNEAIYLNCVNLLGIFFRLMRDIALRTTFLDRRQYVEENLLLRYARDQERSLLLSILPSQIADRLQEDVKNRIERSKQQHQQRSQVDLRRSADSQTLKRWRQPDHGTLFIEPHDDVTVLYADVVNYTHLTTTLDVKKLVEALHDLFVRFDSASEEYNVLRIKFLGDCYYCVAGLANPNADHAKCCVDLGLRMIKDIRDVREKRHLNIDMRIGVHSGDVLSGVIGAAKWQFDIWSKDVDIANRLEATGATGRVHVSQKTLSLLDGEYFYEDGTEKAREDPVLQKHGIRTFLIKSMRAPMHDPRRRMRERQAKKLSEASKANFMHNSTLHQYNQVRNQAKLEMCRELDKMPIGRIQLTKVFRRSTRLTQDEIEEETFRRNISSCCLFFRIRNWEFQYMQEPDVMLKYSIALSWAIYMGLLTIQLLSKDARYHYWYIDGTTIILLTMLLIVSWYKKLWIMYMSDADVTSPNGRMSGFLFRLSDEMQRNVVIRIVMYFLIIFSYCAVAIMQVVGCSSDEDYGDLEPSYDERVQCFHPWILTNCMTLVIGMSFLFTRIPFIIKSCFSALILIGYAVLVVFEFNYIYANSPSTNVNFNARYSHILLMLITFGIFHLMERQTEFIAKVDYNRLLSLQPTAK, from the exons ATGGACTCGTACTTCGACTCGGCCATCGAATACAATCGAACCAATCCCATCAGTTTGGCCAGAACGAGTGAACAGGCCCAAACGGTGCAGAACGAGAAGAACTGGGAATGGTCATATCTAGTG AGAAAATGTCGCAATTTGGAGCTGGAGGAGTCGTACGACTTGTACATGCGGCGCCTGCGTGTTGGCTACCTCTCCCTGTTTATCTTCATCCATGTGGCGGTGACTGTGATCCATACGCTCCTCCTGCTAACCACGCCGGAGATTAAGTACGTATACGTGGACATGGTGGCGTATATGTGCTCCGGATTGGTCATTTGGGTGGTGCTCTCGGTGAACTTCCGCAGCGATCTGGTGAGCAAGCATGGCTGGGTGGTTTATGCCACCTCCTGGCTGGCAGTTTGTGTGATGGTCCTCATGGATATTGGCCTGAATGTCTACCATGCCACCAGTCATAATTACATTCTGAATCCGATCTACGATGCGTACACCCTGTATGCCATTTATATGTTCATGCCGGTTCCGTATCTCCTGCAACCCTTTGTTTTGGGATCGGCAGTCACTTTGTGCTACATCATAAACTATAGCTTTGTGATCACCGCCAAAGATGATAATCAGATGCACAGCATCCTGAATGAGGCCATCTACCTGAATTGCGTCAATCTGCTGGGGATTTTCTTTCGCCTCATGAGGGATATAGCGCTACGAACGACTTTCCTGGATCGTCGACAATATGTGGAGGAGAATTTGCTATTGCGATATGCTAGGGATCAGGAAAGGAGTCTTCTGCTGAGCATTTTACCCTCCCAAATTGCGGATCGTTTGCAGGAGGATGTGAAAAACCGCATAGAGAGATCCAAGCAGCAGCATCAACAGCGATCACAGGTGGATCTGCGAAGGAGTGCGGATAGTCAGACTCTGAAGAGGTGGAGGCAGCCAGATCATGG CACCCTCTTTATAGAGCCCCACGATGATGTCACCGTACTTTACGCAGATGTGGTTAACTACACCCATCTGACCACAACTCTGGATGTGAAAAAGCTGGTGGAAGCTCTGCACGATCTCTTCGTGCGTTTCGACAGTGCCAGCGAGGAGTACAATGTGCTGAGGATCAAGTTCCTGGGCGATTGCTACTACTGCGTGGCCGGGTTGGCCAATCCCAATGCGGATCACGCCAAGTGCTGTGTAGATCTGGGTCTCAGGATGATCAAGGACATTCGCGATGTCAG GGAGAAGCGACATCTGAATATCGATATGCGAATTGGGGTTCACTCCGGCGATGTTCTTTCTGGAGTAATAGGAGCAGCCAAGTGGCAGTTTGACATCTGGTCAAAGGACGTGGATATCGCCAATAGATTGGAGGCCACTGGAGCCACTGGAAGGGTACATGTTAGCCAGaagactctctctctgctggATGGCGAGTATTTCTACGAGGATGGCACCGAAAAGGCTCGAGAGGATCCGGTGCTCCAGAAGCACGGCATTCGCACCTTCCTGATCAAATCAATGCGC GCCCCCATGCACGACCCGCGTCGCAGGATGAGGGAGCGGCAGGCCAAGAAGCTCAGCGAGGCCAGCAAGGCCAACTTTATGCACAATTCGACCCTTCATCAGTACAACCAGGTGCGCAACCAGGCCAAGCTGGAGATGTGCCGGGAACTGGACAAGATGCCCATTGGGAGGATACA actCACAAAAGTATTCCGGCGAAGCACTCGCTTGACCCAGGATGAAATCGAGGAGGAGACCTTTCGACGGAATATCAGCTCCTGTTGCCTGTTCTTTCGCATTCGCAACTGGGAGTTCCAGTATATGCAGGAGCCAGATGTGATGCTCAAGTACAGTATTGCTCTATCCTGGGCGATATACATGGGTCTGCTGACTATCCAACTGCTAAGCAAGGA TGCCCGCTATCACTATTGGTACATAGATGGAACCACCATAATCCTGCTCACCATGCTATTGATTGTATCCTGGTACAAGAAACTCTGGATCATGTACATGTCCGATGCGGATGTGACCTCGCCAAATGGCAGGATGAGTGGCTTCCTCTTTCGCCTCTCGGATGAAATGCAGCGGAATGTGGTCATCAGGATAGTGATGTATTTCCTGATAATCTTCTCCTACTGCGCGGTGGCCATAATGCAAGTGGTCGGCTGCAGCAGCGATGAGGATTACGGGGATCTGGAGCCGAGTTACGACGAGCGGGTGCAGTGCTTTCATCCTTGG ATCTTGACTAACTGCATGACCCTCGTAATTGGCATGTCGTTTCTGTTTACAAGGATTCCCTT
- the LOC108070272 gene encoding regulation of nuclear pre-mRNA domain-containing protein 1B: MSAFTETALLKKLAELNSSQQSIQTLSLWLIHHRKHSASIVKTWQRELENVPEPKKLTFMYLANDVIQNSKKKGPEYGKEFNHVLGKVFAHIGEKCGSDKLLGSLGRILNIWLERGVYDSKVIAEWRSRLHRESSSSGATASSSSNGKPSNGSSEKQEKPEKHKEKSERREKRKHEDRHSKSKRSRHQAQSSGSSSSNYAPQVEEAAPVEPENGHTPPYLPLGEPPEPEELIKALTSIENSASSDAVVRERIAKLPQEISEISCISKLEDKDKAKALAVQVNEAVDLLNDYNARLAAEMEERTKLATMLRDFQVEQKELLSQAELRLDEHKKKLAKMLGLQKEIHDHLSNLPDLTQLPDVTGGLAPLPSAGDLFNALH; this comes from the exons ATGTCGGCCTTCACGGAGACGGCGCTGCTAAAGAAGCTGGCGGAGCTGAACAGCAGCCAGCAGAGCATCCAGACTTTATCCTTGTGGCTGATTCACCACCGCAAGCACAGTGCGTCGATTGTGAAGACCTGGCAGCGGGAATTGGAGAATG TTCCCGAGCCCAAGAAGCTGACCTTCATGTACCTGGCCAACGATGTGATCCAAAACAGCAAGAAGAAGGGTCCCGAGTACGGCAAGGAGTTTAACCACGTGCTGGGCAAGGTTTTCGCCCATATAGGCGAGAAATGCGGTTCGGACAAGCTCCTGGGCAGCCTGGGTCGCATCCTGAACATCTGGCTGGAGCGGGGAGTCTACGATTCCAAGGTTATTGCTGAATGGCGGTCGCGATTGCACAGGGAATCCTCTTCTAGTGGAGCAACTGCCTCCTCCAGCAGCAATGGAAAGCCCTCCAATGGCAGCAGTGAAAAGCAGGAGAAGCCCGAGAAGCATAAAGAAAAATCGGAGCGAAGGGAAAAGCGCAAGCACGAGGATCGCCACTCCAAATCGAAGCGTTCAAGGCATCAGGCTcaaagcagcggcagcagtaGCTCCAATTATGCGCCTCAAGTGGAGGAGGCAGCTCCTGTGGAGCCGGAAAATGGCCACACGCCACCCTATTTGCCTTTGGGCGAGCCACCAGAGCCAGAGGAGCTCATTAAGGCCTTGACCAGCATTGAAAACTCCGCCTCGAGTGATGCAGTGGTGAGGGAGAGGATCGCCAAGCTGCCGCAGGAAATCTCCGAGATCAGCTGCATCAGCAAGCTGGAGGATAAGGACAAGGCCAAGGCTTTGGCGGTGCAG GTCAACGAAGCTGTGGATCTGCTGAACGATTACAACGCTCGACTGGCGGCGGAAATGGAGGAGCGCACCAAGTTGGCCACCATGCTGCGAGATTTTCAAGTGGAGCAGAAGGAGCTGCTCTCCCAGGCGGAGCTACGTCTCGAT GAACACAAGAAGAAGCTGGCCAAGATGTTGGGCCTGCAGAAGGAGATCCACGACCATCTCTCCAACCTGCCCGACTTGACCCAATTGCCCGATGTGACCGGCGGACTGGCGCCCCTGCCCTCCGCCGGCGATCTCTTCAACGCCCTGCATTGa